The genomic segment ACTGAAAGCATTTCTCGCCTTTTCATAAATCGGATGAATTTCTTCCAATGGTGTTTCGACAACTTCAGAAATTTTCTCACCGGTAGCTGGTAAAATTGTTTCCATCAAGTTGGTTAACATATCGGTCTTCCTTTCATGATACATGAATGTGAAGTTGTGGATTGTCATAGTTTTTTTGATAAAAGGCGACAAGAGCTGGGATAATCTCAGTAACGCTTGGGCATCTTATGGTAGTTGATTGTAAATCAGTCATCGCTTGCGTACAGTCAAATAAGCCATTTCCAACAAAATAATCGATAGCCTCTTTTTCTACTCGTAAATGTTTTCGAATTGCGGGTATGTGTAATACCCATTTCCCAACGAAAAGGGGAATTTTCCCGTATGGTCGTTTTCGAAGCAATTCTCTCATCAGTTGCCGATATAATTCGGAAACAGCAATTGGATTGGGATTTGTTAAATGATACGTTTTTCCGATCCCAATTGAATTCGTCCCTAGAAAATAAGCTGCATCGATTACATAATTGTAAGGAACAAGATTCGTTTCCGTTGTGTTAATACCAATTTGTGGAAGAACAGGCAAACGTCGAAGCGCAACTAACATATTTAAGACCATATACGGACCATCAAATTTTGCCGTTTCTCCCGTTTCCGAATGACCAACAACGATACTCGGACGAAAAATGGTGACCGGCAATTCGCTTTTTAACGGCTCGACAATACATTCAGCTTCAAATTTCGTTCTTTCATAATAATTACGAAAAGAGGGGGGAGTGATGAGCTCCGATTCGTAAATCGTCCCCTCTCTTGTACCAGCGACATAAGCCGTTGAGAAGTAGTTGTAACGTCTTATTTTTTTACATTTCCTTACTAATTCGTTGACATTTTCAGTTCCAGTTACATTCACTTTATATGCGATATCTTTCGGTACAGCTAAATCATAAATGGCAGCTAAATGCCAAACAACCTGTACTTCATTGACTAGCTTATCGTACATGTCCTCAGATAATCCTAATCGATTGAGCGAAATGTCTCCCTCTAATAATATAAATTGACTGGCTGAAAGACTCAAATGCTCAACAATTTGTAAAATTTCTTTTTTGCCTTTGTCCATTAGATGTGGTTGACATAGCAAATACATTTGGACATTCGGTTGATGTTGGGCAATTTTTTTGATTAACCGAGCGCTCAAAAACCCTGGAAATCCTGTTAACAACACCGTCTCTCCCATCGATTTCCCCCTTCATCCAAACTTCCCATTACAATATATTTCCTTTAATTGCGCCTTAGTCATAGATGGGACTCAATTTTTTATGCTTTCTTCATACGTCTTGTTTCTTTATCAAAGAAACTATACACAATCGGGATGATAAATAATGTAAGGAACGTACTACTAATTAATCCACCAATGACGGTAATTCCCATTGGTTGGTTAATTTCTGTTCCTTCACCAATTCCTAATGCTAATGGAAGAAGCCCTAAAATCGTTGTTAAAGCTGTCATTAAAATAGGACGAGCTCGAACTTGAACAGCTTCGACAATAGCTTCTAA from the Bacillus sp. (in: firmicutes) genome contains:
- a CDS encoding SDR family oxidoreductase encodes the protein MGETVLLTGFPGFLSARLIKKIAQHQPNVQMYLLCQPHLMDKGKKEILQIVEHLSLSASQFILLEGDISLNRLGLSEDMYDKLVNEVQVVWHLAAIYDLAVPKDIAYKVNVTGTENVNELVRKCKKIRRYNYFSTAYVAGTREGTIYESELITPPSFRNYYERTKFEAECIVEPLKSELPVTIFRPSIVVGHSETGETAKFDGPYMVLNMLVALRRLPVLPQIGINTTETNLVPYNYVIDAAYFLGTNSIGIGKTYHLTNPNPIAVSELYRQLMRELLRKRPYGKIPLFVGKWVLHIPAIRKHLRVEKEAIDYFVGNGLFDCTQAMTDLQSTTIRCPSVTEIIPALVAFYQKNYDNPQLHIHVS